From Dermochelys coriacea isolate rDerCor1 chromosome 23, rDerCor1.pri.v4, whole genome shotgun sequence, one genomic window encodes:
- the MBD1 gene encoding methyl-CpG-binding domain protein 1 isoform X7, translated as MALNGHTELAGFPVGDSSAAPQAWLAWHRAGAGEEPHRDLRGTSLPVAALPPLPQLSAMSEGWVDCPTLGPGWKRREAYRRSGATCGRTDTYYQGPNGEKFRSKIELTRFLGPSQDLTNFDFKNGVLRDPPPKVKKAQKRRLSLSEPELPNPPEQLPPKQRPVKPEPPEQPPPEQRPQPLPERRPRKRPVPPLEPQESAQDGVVACCASCQNYFPGVMLPSQRRCRWLCPDCRAQRRDFNREQRFFKRVGCGACQACQIPEDCGICAVCAVRAKNPELRIGRKCLLRRCLKIVKKGFGCGVCQGCQATEDCGSCYICLRRLKPGLKRQWKCLKRRCLKKKKSVVAKKAGYGPRKLTVDGPPAKPQLAPGRRRRRLPAAGPSADGLAPKPRRRKRLSPAAAATKWKPSLERDPGGLSGSRRRKQLGKVKEKKKPGRPPKHPSARARSSVLCSKSRRNRKCGECEACLLKADCGRCDFCRDKPKFGGENLKRQKCRWRQCLRFAMKRLLPAVWSRGQAEEGAGALAPRKAWRRRIGRSRQPARIKQVGRRVKGSGQQRWVRGSALPQEKERPPGGELRFLAEKGVTEAPGQLVLLKDRPGRDFVLLRDAPQSFPLLLQHVKEEPATPPPPGRLEQEPAPTLLISAPPLVKQEPGWDLAPVPVGVPLRMEGRGLAREVVVLDPAEKEKEEEEEEERTPVIMEIYSLGALAGRAPLDPVLREFLAELQEIPLPAHWEVQPPLGGPDLRLVQRSARSTMAATVIHIRPGLFFQVVARQLPVPPEHEVYASHPARLTTVDEVVELICDLEAYRLCPGWPAGWHAGQRSQACDVLVYSGCCPQCRLNPWPSGSAGP; from the exons ATGGCGTTAAACGGACACACAGAATTGGCTGGCTTCCCGGTTGGTGACAGTTCAGCAGCCCCACAGGCATGGCTCGCCTGGCACAGAGCCGGAGCTGGGGAAGAGCCGCACCGCGACCTGCGCGGCACTAGCTTGCCAG TAGCCGCTCTGCCACCGCTCCCCCAGCTCAGCGCCATGTCGGAGGGCTGGGTGGACTGCCCCACCCTGGGGCCCGGATGGAAGCGCCGCGAGGCCTACCGCCGATCCGGGGCCACCTGTGGACGGACGGACACCTACTATCAGGG ccccaacGGCGAGAAATTCCGCAGCAAGATCGAGCTCACCAGGTTCCTGGGGCCGTCGCAGGACCTGACCAACTTCGACTTCAAGAACGGTGTGCTCCGCGACCCGCCCCCCAAG GTGAAGAAGGCCCAGAAGAGGCGCCTCTCACTGTCAGAGCCAGAACTCCCAAACCCCCCTGAGCAGCTTCCCCCCAAACAGCGTCCCGTGAAGCCAGAGCCCCCGGAGCAGCCGCCCCCGGAGCAGCGGCCTCAGCCCCTTCCAGAGCGACGCCCCCGGAAGCGTCCGGTGCCCCCGCTGGAACCGCAGGAATCTGCGCAGGATGGTGTAGTGGC ATGCTGTGCCAGCTGCCAGAACTACTTCCCCGGGGTGATGCTGCCCAGCCAGAGACGCTGCCGCTGGCTGTGCCCGGACTGCCGAG CCCAGAGAAGAGACTTCAACAGGGAGCAGCGGTTCTTCAAG CGGGTGGGCTGTGGGGCCTGCCAGGCCTGCCAGATCCCCGAGGACTGCGGCATCTGCGCCGTGTGCGCCGTGCGGGCCAAGAACCCCGAGCTCCGGATCGGCAGGAAGTGTCTCCTGCGCCGGTGCCTGAAAATCGTCAAGAAG GGCTTCGGCTGCGGCGTGTGCCAGGGCTGCCAGGCCACCGAGGACTGCGGCAGCTGCTACATCTGTCTGCGGAGGCTGAAGCCCGGCCTGAAGCGGCAGTGGAAATGCCTGAAACGCCGCTGCCTCAAGAagaag AAATCGGTGGTGGCGAAGAAGGCAGGATACGGCCCCCGGAAACTGACCGTC GACGGGCCCCCCGCCAAGCCCCAGCTCGCCCCAGGGAGGCGCCGCAGGAGGCTGCCAGCGGCCGGGCCCAGCGCT GACGGCCTGGCCCCTAAACCTCGGCGCCGTAAGAGATTAAGCCCTGCTGCCGCAGCCACA AAATGGAAGCCGTCACTGGAGCGAGACCCTGGTGGCCTTTCGGGCTCCCGGCGCAGG AAACAGCTGGGTAAagtgaaggagaagaagaagccGGGCCGGCCGCCGAAACACCCGAGTGCCAGGGCCCGGAGCAGCGTG CTCTGCTCCAAGAGCCGGCGGAACCGCAAGTGCGGCGAGTGCGAGGCCTGTCTGCTGAAAGCCGACTGCGGCCGCTGTGACTTCTGCCGGGACAAGCCCAAGTTTGGTGGGGAGAACCTCAAGCGCCAGAAGTGCCGCTGGAGACAGTGCCTGCGCTTCGCAATG aaGCGGCTGCTGCCGGCGGTGTGGAGCCGCGGGCAGgcggaggagggggcgggggctctggCCCCCCGGAAGGCCTGGAGGCGCAGGATCGGCCGCAGCCGCCAGCCGGCCCGGATCAAGCAGGTGGGGCGGCGGGTCAAGGGGAGCGGCCAGCAGCGCTGGGTTCGGGGCAGTGCCCTGCCGCAG gagaAGGAGCGCCCGCCGGGCGGGGAGCTGCGGTTCCTGGCGGAGAAAGGGGTCACTGAGGCGCCcgggcagctggtgctgctgaagGACCGGCCGGGCAGGGACTTCGTCCTGCTCCGCGACGCCCCCCAgagcttccccctcctgctgcagcaCGTGAAGGAGGAGCCggccacacccccgccccctggccgCCTCGAG cagGAGCCGGCCCCCACCCTGCTCATCTCCGCCCCGCCCCTGGTGAAGCAGGAGCCTGGATGGGACCTTGCACCG GTGCCAGTAGGGGTGCCCCTGCGGATGGAGGGCCGGGGGCTGGCCAGGGAAGTGGTGGTTCTGGACCCAgctgagaaggagaaggaggaggaggaggaagaagagcgcaccccagtg ATCATGGAGATCTACAGCCTGGGGGCGCTGGCGGGGCGGGCGCCCCTGGACCCGGTGCTGCGGGAGTTCCTGGCCGAGCTGCAGGAGATCCCGCTGCCAGCCCACTGGGAGGTGCAGCCGCCCCTGGGGGGGCCCGACCTGCGGCTGGTCCAGCGCTCGGCCCGCTCCACCATGGCCGCCACCGTCATCCACATCCGCCCGGGCCTCTTCTTCCAGGTGGTGGCGCGCCAGCTGCCCGTGCCCCCCGAGCACGAGGTCTACGCCAGCCACCCTGCCCGCCTCACCACGGTGGACGAGGTGGTGGAGCTGATCTGCGACCTGGAGGCCTATCGCCTCTGCCCCGGCTGGCCGGCCGGCTGGCACGCCGGGCAGCGCTCCCAGGCCTGCGACGTGCTGGTCTACTCGGGCTGCTGCCCCCAGTGCCGCCTCAACCCCTGGCCCTCGGGCAGCGCCGGCCCCTAG
- the MBD1 gene encoding methyl-CpG-binding domain protein 1 isoform X8, with protein MALNGHTELAGFPVGDSSAAPQAWLAWHRAGAGEEPHRDLRGTSLPVAALPPLPQLSAMSEGWVDCPTLGPGWKRREAYRRSGATCGRTDTYYQGPNGEKFRSKIELTRFLGPSQDLTNFDFKNGVLRDPPPKVKKAQKRRLSLSEPELPNPPEQLPPKQRPVKPEPPEQPPPEQRPQPLPERRPRKRPVPPLEPQESAQDGVVACCASCQNYFPGVMLPSQRRCRWLCPDCRAQRRDFNREQRFFKRVGCGACQACQIPEDCGICAVCAVRAKNPELRIGRKCLLRRCLKIVKKGFGCGVCQGCQATEDCGSCYICLRRLKPGLKRQWKCLKRRCLKKKKSVVAKKAGYGPRKLTVDGPPAKPQLAPGRRRRRLPAAGPSADGLAPKPRRRKRLSPAAAATKWKPSLERDPGGLSGSRRRKQLGKVKEKKKPGRPPKHPSARARSSVLCSKSRRNRKCGECEACLLKADCGRCDFCRDKPKFGGENLKRQKCRWRQCLRFAMKRLLPAVWSRGQAEEGAGALAPRKAWRRRIGRSRQPARIKQVGRRVKGSGQQRWVRGSALPQEKERPPGGELRFLAEKGVTEAPGQLVLLKDRPGRDFVLLRDAPQSFPLLLQHVKEEPATPPPPGRLEEPAPTLLISAPPLVKQEPGWDLAPVPVGVPLRMEGRGLAREVVVLDPAEKEKEEEEEEERTPVIMEIYSLGALAGRAPLDPVLREFLAELQEIPLPAHWEVQPPLGGPDLRLVQRSARSTMAATVIHIRPGLFFQVVARQLPVPPEHEVYASHPARLTTVDEVVELICDLEAYRLCPGWPAGWHAGQRSQACDVLVYSGCCPQCRLNPWPSGSAGP; from the exons ATGGCGTTAAACGGACACACAGAATTGGCTGGCTTCCCGGTTGGTGACAGTTCAGCAGCCCCACAGGCATGGCTCGCCTGGCACAGAGCCGGAGCTGGGGAAGAGCCGCACCGCGACCTGCGCGGCACTAGCTTGCCAG TAGCCGCTCTGCCACCGCTCCCCCAGCTCAGCGCCATGTCGGAGGGCTGGGTGGACTGCCCCACCCTGGGGCCCGGATGGAAGCGCCGCGAGGCCTACCGCCGATCCGGGGCCACCTGTGGACGGACGGACACCTACTATCAGGG ccccaacGGCGAGAAATTCCGCAGCAAGATCGAGCTCACCAGGTTCCTGGGGCCGTCGCAGGACCTGACCAACTTCGACTTCAAGAACGGTGTGCTCCGCGACCCGCCCCCCAAG GTGAAGAAGGCCCAGAAGAGGCGCCTCTCACTGTCAGAGCCAGAACTCCCAAACCCCCCTGAGCAGCTTCCCCCCAAACAGCGTCCCGTGAAGCCAGAGCCCCCGGAGCAGCCGCCCCCGGAGCAGCGGCCTCAGCCCCTTCCAGAGCGACGCCCCCGGAAGCGTCCGGTGCCCCCGCTGGAACCGCAGGAATCTGCGCAGGATGGTGTAGTGGC ATGCTGTGCCAGCTGCCAGAACTACTTCCCCGGGGTGATGCTGCCCAGCCAGAGACGCTGCCGCTGGCTGTGCCCGGACTGCCGAG CCCAGAGAAGAGACTTCAACAGGGAGCAGCGGTTCTTCAAG CGGGTGGGCTGTGGGGCCTGCCAGGCCTGCCAGATCCCCGAGGACTGCGGCATCTGCGCCGTGTGCGCCGTGCGGGCCAAGAACCCCGAGCTCCGGATCGGCAGGAAGTGTCTCCTGCGCCGGTGCCTGAAAATCGTCAAGAAG GGCTTCGGCTGCGGCGTGTGCCAGGGCTGCCAGGCCACCGAGGACTGCGGCAGCTGCTACATCTGTCTGCGGAGGCTGAAGCCCGGCCTGAAGCGGCAGTGGAAATGCCTGAAACGCCGCTGCCTCAAGAagaag AAATCGGTGGTGGCGAAGAAGGCAGGATACGGCCCCCGGAAACTGACCGTC GACGGGCCCCCCGCCAAGCCCCAGCTCGCCCCAGGGAGGCGCCGCAGGAGGCTGCCAGCGGCCGGGCCCAGCGCT GACGGCCTGGCCCCTAAACCTCGGCGCCGTAAGAGATTAAGCCCTGCTGCCGCAGCCACA AAATGGAAGCCGTCACTGGAGCGAGACCCTGGTGGCCTTTCGGGCTCCCGGCGCAGG AAACAGCTGGGTAAagtgaaggagaagaagaagccGGGCCGGCCGCCGAAACACCCGAGTGCCAGGGCCCGGAGCAGCGTG CTCTGCTCCAAGAGCCGGCGGAACCGCAAGTGCGGCGAGTGCGAGGCCTGTCTGCTGAAAGCCGACTGCGGCCGCTGTGACTTCTGCCGGGACAAGCCCAAGTTTGGTGGGGAGAACCTCAAGCGCCAGAAGTGCCGCTGGAGACAGTGCCTGCGCTTCGCAATG aaGCGGCTGCTGCCGGCGGTGTGGAGCCGCGGGCAGgcggaggagggggcgggggctctggCCCCCCGGAAGGCCTGGAGGCGCAGGATCGGCCGCAGCCGCCAGCCGGCCCGGATCAAGCAGGTGGGGCGGCGGGTCAAGGGGAGCGGCCAGCAGCGCTGGGTTCGGGGCAGTGCCCTGCCGCAG gagaAGGAGCGCCCGCCGGGCGGGGAGCTGCGGTTCCTGGCGGAGAAAGGGGTCACTGAGGCGCCcgggcagctggtgctgctgaagGACCGGCCGGGCAGGGACTTCGTCCTGCTCCGCGACGCCCCCCAgagcttccccctcctgctgcagcaCGTGAAGGAGGAGCCggccacacccccgccccctggccgCCTCGAG GAGCCGGCCCCCACCCTGCTCATCTCCGCCCCGCCCCTGGTGAAGCAGGAGCCTGGATGGGACCTTGCACCG GTGCCAGTAGGGGTGCCCCTGCGGATGGAGGGCCGGGGGCTGGCCAGGGAAGTGGTGGTTCTGGACCCAgctgagaaggagaaggaggaggaggaggaagaagagcgcaccccagtg ATCATGGAGATCTACAGCCTGGGGGCGCTGGCGGGGCGGGCGCCCCTGGACCCGGTGCTGCGGGAGTTCCTGGCCGAGCTGCAGGAGATCCCGCTGCCAGCCCACTGGGAGGTGCAGCCGCCCCTGGGGGGGCCCGACCTGCGGCTGGTCCAGCGCTCGGCCCGCTCCACCATGGCCGCCACCGTCATCCACATCCGCCCGGGCCTCTTCTTCCAGGTGGTGGCGCGCCAGCTGCCCGTGCCCCCCGAGCACGAGGTCTACGCCAGCCACCCTGCCCGCCTCACCACGGTGGACGAGGTGGTGGAGCTGATCTGCGACCTGGAGGCCTATCGCCTCTGCCCCGGCTGGCCGGCCGGCTGGCACGCCGGGCAGCGCTCCCAGGCCTGCGACGTGCTGGTCTACTCGGGCTGCTGCCCCCAGTGCCGCCTCAACCCCTGGCCCTCGGGCAGCGCCGGCCCCTAG
- the MBD1 gene encoding methyl-CpG-binding domain protein 1 isoform X11 — MALNGHTELAGFPVGDSSAAPQAWLAWHRAGAGEEPHRDLRGTSLPVAALPPLPQLSAMSEGWVDCPTLGPGWKRREAYRRSGATCGRTDTYYQGPNGEKFRSKIELTRFLGPSQDLTNFDFKNGVLRDPPPKVLGRGGGAGAHTREGRNPCARPDHETRLGFLPTQVKKAQKRRLSLSEPELPNPPEQLPPKQRPVKPEPPEQPPPEQRPQPLPERRPRKRPVPPLEPQESAQDGVVACCASCQNYFPGVMLPSQRRCRWLCPDCRAQRRDFNREQRFFKRVGCGACQACQIPEDCGICAVCAVRAKNPELRIGRKCLLRRCLKIVKKGFGCGVCQGCQATEDCGSCYICLRRLKPGLKRQWKCLKRRCLKKKKSVVAKKAGYGPRKLTVDGPPAKPQLAPGRRRRRLPAAGPSADGLAPKPRRRKRLSPAAAATKWKPSLERDPGGLSGSRRRKQLGKVKEKKKPGRPPKHPSARARSSVKRLLPAVWSRGQAEEGAGALAPRKAWRRRIGRSRQPARIKQVGRRVKGSGQQRWVRGSALPQEKERPPGGELRFLAEKGVTEAPGQLVLLKDRPGRDFVLLRDAPQSFPLLLQHVKEEPATPPPPGRLEQEPAPTLLISAPPLVKQEPGWDLAPVPVGVPLRMEGRGLAREVVVLDPAEKEKEEEEEEERTPVIMEIYSLGALAGRAPLDPVLREFLAELQEIPLPAHWEVQPPLGGPDLRLVQRSARSTMAATVIHIRPGLFFQVVARQLPVPPEHEVYASHPARLTTVDEVVELICDLEAYRLCPGWPAGWHAGQRSQACDVLVYSGCCPQCRLNPWPSGSAGP, encoded by the exons ATGGCGTTAAACGGACACACAGAATTGGCTGGCTTCCCGGTTGGTGACAGTTCAGCAGCCCCACAGGCATGGCTCGCCTGGCACAGAGCCGGAGCTGGGGAAGAGCCGCACCGCGACCTGCGCGGCACTAGCTTGCCAG TAGCCGCTCTGCCACCGCTCCCCCAGCTCAGCGCCATGTCGGAGGGCTGGGTGGACTGCCCCACCCTGGGGCCCGGATGGAAGCGCCGCGAGGCCTACCGCCGATCCGGGGCCACCTGTGGACGGACGGACACCTACTATCAGGG ccccaacGGCGAGAAATTCCGCAGCAAGATCGAGCTCACCAGGTTCCTGGGGCCGTCGCAGGACCTGACCAACTTCGACTTCAAGAACGGTGTGCTCCGCGACCCGCCCCCCAAGGtactggggcggggcgggggggctggagcacacacaCGGGAGGGTCGGAATCCCTGCGCCAGGCCTGACCACGAAACTCGGCTGGGTTTCTTGCCAACGCAG GTGAAGAAGGCCCAGAAGAGGCGCCTCTCACTGTCAGAGCCAGAACTCCCAAACCCCCCTGAGCAGCTTCCCCCCAAACAGCGTCCCGTGAAGCCAGAGCCCCCGGAGCAGCCGCCCCCGGAGCAGCGGCCTCAGCCCCTTCCAGAGCGACGCCCCCGGAAGCGTCCGGTGCCCCCGCTGGAACCGCAGGAATCTGCGCAGGATGGTGTAGTGGC ATGCTGTGCCAGCTGCCAGAACTACTTCCCCGGGGTGATGCTGCCCAGCCAGAGACGCTGCCGCTGGCTGTGCCCGGACTGCCGAG CCCAGAGAAGAGACTTCAACAGGGAGCAGCGGTTCTTCAAG CGGGTGGGCTGTGGGGCCTGCCAGGCCTGCCAGATCCCCGAGGACTGCGGCATCTGCGCCGTGTGCGCCGTGCGGGCCAAGAACCCCGAGCTCCGGATCGGCAGGAAGTGTCTCCTGCGCCGGTGCCTGAAAATCGTCAAGAAG GGCTTCGGCTGCGGCGTGTGCCAGGGCTGCCAGGCCACCGAGGACTGCGGCAGCTGCTACATCTGTCTGCGGAGGCTGAAGCCCGGCCTGAAGCGGCAGTGGAAATGCCTGAAACGCCGCTGCCTCAAGAagaag AAATCGGTGGTGGCGAAGAAGGCAGGATACGGCCCCCGGAAACTGACCGTC GACGGGCCCCCCGCCAAGCCCCAGCTCGCCCCAGGGAGGCGCCGCAGGAGGCTGCCAGCGGCCGGGCCCAGCGCT GACGGCCTGGCCCCTAAACCTCGGCGCCGTAAGAGATTAAGCCCTGCTGCCGCAGCCACA AAATGGAAGCCGTCACTGGAGCGAGACCCTGGTGGCCTTTCGGGCTCCCGGCGCAGG AAACAGCTGGGTAAagtgaaggagaagaagaagccGGGCCGGCCGCCGAAACACCCGAGTGCCAGGGCCCGGAGCAGCGTG aaGCGGCTGCTGCCGGCGGTGTGGAGCCGCGGGCAGgcggaggagggggcgggggctctggCCCCCCGGAAGGCCTGGAGGCGCAGGATCGGCCGCAGCCGCCAGCCGGCCCGGATCAAGCAGGTGGGGCGGCGGGTCAAGGGGAGCGGCCAGCAGCGCTGGGTTCGGGGCAGTGCCCTGCCGCAG gagaAGGAGCGCCCGCCGGGCGGGGAGCTGCGGTTCCTGGCGGAGAAAGGGGTCACTGAGGCGCCcgggcagctggtgctgctgaagGACCGGCCGGGCAGGGACTTCGTCCTGCTCCGCGACGCCCCCCAgagcttccccctcctgctgcagcaCGTGAAGGAGGAGCCggccacacccccgccccctggccgCCTCGAG cagGAGCCGGCCCCCACCCTGCTCATCTCCGCCCCGCCCCTGGTGAAGCAGGAGCCTGGATGGGACCTTGCACCG GTGCCAGTAGGGGTGCCCCTGCGGATGGAGGGCCGGGGGCTGGCCAGGGAAGTGGTGGTTCTGGACCCAgctgagaaggagaaggaggaggaggaggaagaagagcgcaccccagtg ATCATGGAGATCTACAGCCTGGGGGCGCTGGCGGGGCGGGCGCCCCTGGACCCGGTGCTGCGGGAGTTCCTGGCCGAGCTGCAGGAGATCCCGCTGCCAGCCCACTGGGAGGTGCAGCCGCCCCTGGGGGGGCCCGACCTGCGGCTGGTCCAGCGCTCGGCCCGCTCCACCATGGCCGCCACCGTCATCCACATCCGCCCGGGCCTCTTCTTCCAGGTGGTGGCGCGCCAGCTGCCCGTGCCCCCCGAGCACGAGGTCTACGCCAGCCACCCTGCCCGCCTCACCACGGTGGACGAGGTGGTGGAGCTGATCTGCGACCTGGAGGCCTATCGCCTCTGCCCCGGCTGGCCGGCCGGCTGGCACGCCGGGCAGCGCTCCCAGGCCTGCGACGTGCTGGTCTACTCGGGCTGCTGCCCCCAGTGCCGCCTCAACCCCTGGCCCTCGGGCAGCGCCGGCCCCTAG
- the MBD1 gene encoding methyl-CpG-binding domain protein 1 isoform X16 → MALNGHTELAGFPVGDSSAAPQAWLAWHRAGAGEEPHRDLRGTSLPVAALPPLPQLSAMSEGWVDCPTLGPGWKRREAYRRSGATCGRTDTYYQGPNGEKFRSKIELTRFLGPSQDLTNFDFKNGVLRDPPPKVLGRGGGAGAHTREGRNPCARPDHETRLGFLPTQVKKAQKRRLSLSEPELPNPPEQLPPKQRPVKPEPPEQPPPEQRPQPLPERRPRKRPVPPLEPQESAQDGVVACCASCQNYFPGVMLPSQRRCRWLCPDCRAQRRDFNREQRFFKRVGCGACQACQIPEDCGICAVCAVRAKNPELRIGRKCLLRRCLKIVKKGFGCGVCQGCQATEDCGSCYICLRRLKPGLKRQWKCLKRRCLKKKKSVVAKKAGYGPRKLTVDGPPAKPQLAPGRRRRRLPAAGPSADGLAPKPRRRKRLSPAAAATKWKPSLERDPGGLSGSRRRKQLGKVKEKKKPGRPPKHPSARARSSVEKERPPGGELRFLAEKGVTEAPGQLVLLKDRPGRDFVLLRDAPQSFPLLLQHVKEEPATPPPPGRLEQEPAPTLLISAPPLVKQEPGWDLAPVPVGVPLRMEGRGLAREVVVLDPAEKEKEEEEEEERTPVIMEIYSLGALAGRAPLDPVLREFLAELQEIPLPAHWEVQPPLGGPDLRLVQRSARSTMAATVIHIRPGLFFQVVARQLPVPPEHEVYASHPARLTTVDEVVELICDLEAYRLCPGWPAGWHAGQRSQACDVLVYSGCCPQCRLNPWPSGSAGP, encoded by the exons ATGGCGTTAAACGGACACACAGAATTGGCTGGCTTCCCGGTTGGTGACAGTTCAGCAGCCCCACAGGCATGGCTCGCCTGGCACAGAGCCGGAGCTGGGGAAGAGCCGCACCGCGACCTGCGCGGCACTAGCTTGCCAG TAGCCGCTCTGCCACCGCTCCCCCAGCTCAGCGCCATGTCGGAGGGCTGGGTGGACTGCCCCACCCTGGGGCCCGGATGGAAGCGCCGCGAGGCCTACCGCCGATCCGGGGCCACCTGTGGACGGACGGACACCTACTATCAGGG ccccaacGGCGAGAAATTCCGCAGCAAGATCGAGCTCACCAGGTTCCTGGGGCCGTCGCAGGACCTGACCAACTTCGACTTCAAGAACGGTGTGCTCCGCGACCCGCCCCCCAAGGtactggggcggggcgggggggctggagcacacacaCGGGAGGGTCGGAATCCCTGCGCCAGGCCTGACCACGAAACTCGGCTGGGTTTCTTGCCAACGCAG GTGAAGAAGGCCCAGAAGAGGCGCCTCTCACTGTCAGAGCCAGAACTCCCAAACCCCCCTGAGCAGCTTCCCCCCAAACAGCGTCCCGTGAAGCCAGAGCCCCCGGAGCAGCCGCCCCCGGAGCAGCGGCCTCAGCCCCTTCCAGAGCGACGCCCCCGGAAGCGTCCGGTGCCCCCGCTGGAACCGCAGGAATCTGCGCAGGATGGTGTAGTGGC ATGCTGTGCCAGCTGCCAGAACTACTTCCCCGGGGTGATGCTGCCCAGCCAGAGACGCTGCCGCTGGCTGTGCCCGGACTGCCGAG CCCAGAGAAGAGACTTCAACAGGGAGCAGCGGTTCTTCAAG CGGGTGGGCTGTGGGGCCTGCCAGGCCTGCCAGATCCCCGAGGACTGCGGCATCTGCGCCGTGTGCGCCGTGCGGGCCAAGAACCCCGAGCTCCGGATCGGCAGGAAGTGTCTCCTGCGCCGGTGCCTGAAAATCGTCAAGAAG GGCTTCGGCTGCGGCGTGTGCCAGGGCTGCCAGGCCACCGAGGACTGCGGCAGCTGCTACATCTGTCTGCGGAGGCTGAAGCCCGGCCTGAAGCGGCAGTGGAAATGCCTGAAACGCCGCTGCCTCAAGAagaag AAATCGGTGGTGGCGAAGAAGGCAGGATACGGCCCCCGGAAACTGACCGTC GACGGGCCCCCCGCCAAGCCCCAGCTCGCCCCAGGGAGGCGCCGCAGGAGGCTGCCAGCGGCCGGGCCCAGCGCT GACGGCCTGGCCCCTAAACCTCGGCGCCGTAAGAGATTAAGCCCTGCTGCCGCAGCCACA AAATGGAAGCCGTCACTGGAGCGAGACCCTGGTGGCCTTTCGGGCTCCCGGCGCAGG AAACAGCTGGGTAAagtgaaggagaagaagaagccGGGCCGGCCGCCGAAACACCCGAGTGCCAGGGCCCGGAGCAGCGTG gagaAGGAGCGCCCGCCGGGCGGGGAGCTGCGGTTCCTGGCGGAGAAAGGGGTCACTGAGGCGCCcgggcagctggtgctgctgaagGACCGGCCGGGCAGGGACTTCGTCCTGCTCCGCGACGCCCCCCAgagcttccccctcctgctgcagcaCGTGAAGGAGGAGCCggccacacccccgccccctggccgCCTCGAG cagGAGCCGGCCCCCACCCTGCTCATCTCCGCCCCGCCCCTGGTGAAGCAGGAGCCTGGATGGGACCTTGCACCG GTGCCAGTAGGGGTGCCCCTGCGGATGGAGGGCCGGGGGCTGGCCAGGGAAGTGGTGGTTCTGGACCCAgctgagaaggagaaggaggaggaggaggaagaagagcgcaccccagtg ATCATGGAGATCTACAGCCTGGGGGCGCTGGCGGGGCGGGCGCCCCTGGACCCGGTGCTGCGGGAGTTCCTGGCCGAGCTGCAGGAGATCCCGCTGCCAGCCCACTGGGAGGTGCAGCCGCCCCTGGGGGGGCCCGACCTGCGGCTGGTCCAGCGCTCGGCCCGCTCCACCATGGCCGCCACCGTCATCCACATCCGCCCGGGCCTCTTCTTCCAGGTGGTGGCGCGCCAGCTGCCCGTGCCCCCCGAGCACGAGGTCTACGCCAGCCACCCTGCCCGCCTCACCACGGTGGACGAGGTGGTGGAGCTGATCTGCGACCTGGAGGCCTATCGCCTCTGCCCCGGCTGGCCGGCCGGCTGGCACGCCGGGCAGCGCTCCCAGGCCTGCGACGTGCTGGTCTACTCGGGCTGCTGCCCCCAGTGCCGCCTCAACCCCTGGCCCTCGGGCAGCGCCGGCCCCTAG